In the genome of Sinorhizobium chiapasense, the window ATGCCGTCAAAGGCGTTCGGCTTGGCCGCCGGATCTAGGGAAAGGAGGAAGTCGTAAAGCGTCGGATCGAGCACATCCAGGTCGAAGTGCACCGCAACCTTCTTCGCGCCCGAAGCGCGCAGCCACGCCAATACCGGCTCGGCCGAGCCGGCCAGGTCTTCCGGGCTGAGACGTGCCAGTCCATGCTTCGCAATGAAATCCGTTTCGAACGGAGTGGTTTCGGTCAGACCGACATAGAGGATCTGGCGCGCTTGCACCGGCCTCGGGACGGCGGCCACAAAAACGGGATCGCCTATCCCCATCAGCATGGCGAGCACATGCGCATGGGCGTTTCGGAACTGCTCTGCCCCCATTACGTCGGGATGCGCATCGACCCACAGAACCGCCAGATCGTCGCCATACCGCTCATTGAGATAGGCAATCGGCGCGAGATCCACGAGGCAATCGCCTCCGAGCGTGACAACAGCGTCGGGACTGTGTCGGCGGATGGCCGACATGGCTGCCGCAACGAGATCCAGAAGCGGCCGGCGGGAGACGATGCCCTCCTCGACCGGTCGCACATCGTCATGGGCTTCGGGGACCGCAACCGTCTCTTCCGGCCCAAGCGGTTGCGGGGCTATGGCGGCAAGGACACGCGCGCCTATTCTGTAATCGGGGTGGTCGCCGCCCTGCCATTGAGGCAGATTCAGGCGCAGAACCTTCTTCGGATCGACTGTCATCGTCTCACTCTTTCCTGTCAGTATCGGTACTCCCCAATCGGGAGCAGGAAATAGCTGGTGATTGAAATCGGAAACAAAATGGTTCATCTGTGACATGTCCGTCCACAGGCATGGACAATCTCCCACCCGGAGAAACACGATGAACCAGTTGCTTGCGATGCGAGCCTTTGTGCGGGTCGTTGAATCAGGGTCGTTCCGGGGAGCTGCCAACCAGCTTCTGGTGCCGCGCTCGACCGTCAGCAAACTTGTGACGGATCTCGAGAAGCATCTCGGGACAAGGCTGATGCACAGGACCACGCGCAGCATCGTCGTGACGGCGGAAGGCGAGGAATATTATCGATATGCGGCGCGTCTGGTCGCGGAGGTCGACGAAGCCGACAGTGCCGTGCGCGGCAAGAAGCTGACGCCCCGAGGACATCTCCGCATCGAATCCCACCCGACCTTCGCGCAGAATGTTCTGATACCGCATCTCCCGGAATTCCATCAGCAATATCCTCAGATTTCGATCGCGTTAGGTATTGGCAATCGACCTGCGAACATCATGGGAGAAGGCGTCGACTGCGCCATCAGGGCCGGCGAAATCGGCGACGAGTCTCTGGTGGCAAGGCATCTGTTCGATGCCGAGTTCGTCACATGTGCATCACCGGCCTACCTGGAGCGGATGGGAGTACCCGCCTCTCCGGAAGACCTCGACAGCAAACATGCCAAGGTCGGCTTCTTTTCCCACGCCGACGGCAGTATGAAGCCTCTGATTTTCACGAAGCCCGACCGCAGATACGTCGCCGGCGATCTGCAATTCTCAGCCAATGAAGACAACGGTCAGATCGCAATGATGCTGGCCGGCATGGGGATCGGCCAGAACCTGAGGCCGTTCCTGC includes:
- a CDS encoding arginase family protein, with amino-acid sequence MTVDPKKVLRLNLPQWQGGDHPDYRIGARVLAAIAPQPLGPEETVAVPEAHDDVRPVEEGIVSRRPLLDLVAAAMSAIRRHSPDAVVTLGGDCLVDLAPIAYLNERYGDDLAVLWVDAHPDVMGAEQFRNAHAHVLAMLMGIGDPVFVAAVPRPVQARQILYVGLTETTPFETDFIAKHGLARLSPEDLAGSAEPVLAWLRASGAKKVAVHFDLDVLDPTLYDFLLSLDPAAKPNAFDGIAKGRMRFEEVARILTAVDAEADVVGLAIAEYMPWSAIQLSKSLQTLPLLGKR
- a CDS encoding LysR family transcriptional regulator, which produces MNQLLAMRAFVRVVESGSFRGAANQLLVPRSTVSKLVTDLEKHLGTRLMHRTTRSIVVTAEGEEYYRYAARLVAEVDEADSAVRGKKLTPRGHLRIESHPTFAQNVLIPHLPEFHQQYPQISIALGIGNRPANIMGEGVDCAIRAGEIGDESLVARHLFDAEFVTCASPAYLERMGVPASPEDLDSKHAKVGFFSHADGSMKPLIFTKPDRRYVAGDLQFSANEDNGQIAMMLAGMGIGQNLRPFLLPYLQTGQLVEVLGEWSHPPLPFHVVYAPGRHQSTRLKVFIQWLVQRFGKTGRPPGAS